The following nucleotide sequence is from Zea mays cultivar B73 chromosome 1, Zm-B73-REFERENCE-NAM-5.0, whole genome shotgun sequence.
GCAACCGCACCGGACAAGCAATCCAGCTAAGACACCGAGCAAGCAAGCCACAACCAGATCTCACGAGACAACACGCAACGGGGGGAGTATCCTTACGGAAGAGGAGGAGGCCCGCAAAGGCGCCGCCGAGGGAGGAGTAGGCGACGCGGCGGATGGAGAGGTCGAGGCACGCGTCCCACTTGGCGTCCAGGTCGTACCGCGGCGGGATCCCCGACTTGGGAGGCGGGGACGAAGCCGCCGGCGCGGGAGGCGGCTGGGTGGGGGCGGCGGTCTCGGGCGCCTCCGCCATGGCGAGGGTTCCGCGGCAGCAGGAGACGGGACGACGCGATTCGGGGGAGGGGAGGGACGGGGGCGGACCGGCGGAGACAGCGGGGCGGCGTGGGTTGCTCGCGCTCTGGACGGGGACGATTCGTGCGAAATGCCGTGCCCATTTTGGGTCGGGTGCCAACTGGTGTCCActtcgggccgggccgggccggggaaAAGGCTGCCCTGTATGTCCGGCAATCAGGCCTGTTCTAATGTGTATTTACTTATGAAATACTGAAAAAAACTGATGTCGAAACTTTCTTCTATCtactttttttcttcttcttatcgTGACTTCTTGTACTCTCTACTTACAAACTCTCCGATTGATCGAACCTGCACTGGacacaaaaaataaaaaaaatcgtcGACAGCAGGATTCGAACCTGCGCAGGCAAAGCCCAACAGATTTCGAGTCTGTCTCCTTAACCACTCGGACATATCGACTTTGTGTGACATGCTTCCATAATGTATATATAATACCTTTCATAATTGTAGACAAGCAGGCCTCAGCTGGATAGCAGATCGCTCTGAAGCTAGTGAGCCCAAGATTCATCGACACATTCCGTATGTTTGGTTGGCTCCATATCAGGGATGCAAAGGGGACTATGACCCCTCAATTTTGTATACCCTTTTATACCTAGTGATTAATTAGTATTAAGTGCAGAAAAAATCGAAGTTTTTTATAGTACAAAGTCTTGTTTTACACCTCTAAAACTATACCTACCGAATAAAATTAGTTAAGAGGTTTAGAATAGATCAACTAGTTGTTAGCTATACTCCTTAAATAAGTATTAGTTGTAGCTGCCTCGACCTAGCTAAAAACAGTTAACAATCAGTTATAGAGGTTTGGAACAAAGCCTAAAACAACCCTGTCAAGTCTCCATGTCGGATTCTCTCAGTCAAGTCCTTGTATCTACTCTGCCTCTTTCCTACGCCTTCGTCCTTTATCCCGTTGTCATCGTAACGCTAATCCGACCGACAAGCTAGATCTCACTCGTCGCAACGATGTGATCTGTTCTCGACGGGCTTAGCAGACCAGCAAGCCATGGCTCTCATGTGGTCTCTGTGACCCCATAAATTCTTGTCCCGTGTACGGACTCCAACAAAGCCATTGCGTTAGATTTTTTATCATATTTCTAACATTTTCACGAACAAAACTATACCATATTTATTATTTAATTTTGAAGATTTATTTATTTACTTTATTTGATCTTGGTATTGATGCATACAGCCAAACACATATCTTTATCCGACCTGAACGCAAACAACCAAACATAAATATGAGCATGAGCCTAGCCTGGATATATGAAATCTGGCTCCACATACTAGACAAGTCGGGCCAGGCTACCACCATGCCACAACCAGTCACACGGGTCCTGATTGAACTCACACGCTGAATTACGTCTGCGACTACGAGCAATGGAATGGCTGTTACACGCATCAGAGCAAGCCTCCAGGAAGGCAATTGCAACAACAGATTCATCAGTCACGACTTACAAGAGCAGAGAATCAAAGATCGATAGACAAACTTGTCAGTACATACAGACTGCAACATGGTGCCACTTTGTTCATTCCCGCGCATGCGCATTCTGTAACAGATAAAACCATCGCCTGAAACTACTCTCATCCGCGATGGCCTGGGGACGACCGCTTCACTTCTTTTGCTTGCCCCCCACGTTCAGCTGCTGAAGACCAAGCAAAAGGTCCCTGGAATCAAGGAACACCTTGTTGCTGGAGGCCGCCATGGTGTGGGAGATCTCCCTGGCAGCTTCAATCTGTCTCAGAGCCAGGAAGGCGGGGTTGTTGGCAATGGCTTGGCCAATCAACTCAGCGCTCTTAGCCTCACCCTGTTCAAATGCAAGTCACAGACAGACGGTGATTCAGAGTCATCAGGGTAAAAGGGGAATGATGCAATAGTATATACACAACTACTGAACTACACAGAGACACCAAGAACACTACCAATACACTTTCAGAATGAGAATCTGAAACTACAGGCATGTGTTTGCATCACGATTAAAGTCATGGCATTTCTTTTTTTTCCTTGTAAGTTTTACTTGTTTCCAGCCAGACAAAAGAACACTCTTACACAAGAAAGGGTGGCCACTAACCTGTGCCCTGATAACTGCACTGCGCTTGTCCTGCTCAGCCTTCTCAACAATGAACTTGGCACGCTCAGCTTCTTGTGCAGCAACCTGCTTGGCTTCAATGGCATGAGTAAACTCTTTTCCAAAGCTGAGGCTTGTGATGGACACATCATCCAGAGCAATATTGAAGTTGTTGGCCCTCTCAGTCAGAATCTTCCTAATCTCCCTGCTCACAGCCTGCATCGGAATCGAATGCATGAATGAACTGTTAACATATCCTAATCTCATCCAATCCTAGCAAGACAGTTGTTATATGGGGAACATCGTGTCTAGACGCATGAATGGTACCTCTCTCTGGGTGATCAGCTGGCTGGCATTGTATTGAGCAACCACAGCTTTGAGTGTTTCATGAATGATTGAAGGCAGAACTCTCTCATTGAAGTTCTCCCCCAGGTTCCTGTAGATTTTAGGTAGCTGGTCTGGCATGGGTCGAGTAAGGACACGAAGACCAATTCTCACCTGCCCAAGTTACCAACTAAAAAATCAAATACATAAAAGGACGATGGTGCTAATGTACTCGCAGAAGTGGaaatgcacacacaaaaaaaTCGAGTGCATACATATGAAGACAGACCCACATGAACAGTATCTCTCAAAATACAATCAAACATGAGCAAACCATTATAAACTACAATGACAATGAATATGATGAACCTAGGCCGGACTTACTTGTAAACTTCAAGAAACTTCCACAACCTATTATGTGCTTTGAAATGGTAAAGTAAAGAACAGAAACAGCGCGTTGTACTGGATTCACAATTGCACTTTAAAATCAAAGACACCCTCAGAAGTCAGAACAGATTAATGCACATCAATATGCAAGCAGAAATGAACAATTCAATTACTGGCAGCCAATGGGCTACATCATTACTAGATCCATGGCAACTACAAAAGGGTGCGTTAACACTGCCGTGATGAGCAAAAAACGAGTTCATTCATGGCAGGCAGCCCATAAGAGCTCATATGAGTTGCACCAGAACAAAGATTCAAAGTAACACTGCCAAATGAGCCATTAAATCTGTGCACACATCAAGGGACAGCATCACAGCAATCAGTTCATCAGAACCATAAAAGACCACTACAAGGCATTGCATTGTTCTGCCATGAGTTACAGCAGAACAAGGGTTAAGTGATAGCACCAAATTAGCCATTAAATCTATGCATACATCTAGGGAGTAGCAGGGAGTAGGGACAGAATCACAGCAATCAGTTCAGAACCATAAAAGATCACTACAAGCGGCAGTCAACATCATCTCAGCTATTGCCATCAGAAGTCAATCCTTTTGGTCCCCAGAGTAAGTGCCTAGTCATGCACGCACATCGGGCAGTACATTCGCTGCAAAATGAGTGGATAGGGAATGGAGACTCGATAAGGAAACTTACCATCTGGAGGTCGCGGCTTCCGGACGTGCTCTCGACGAGGTTGGGTCGGGCGCGGACGTCGTAGATGATCGGCCTTTCGATCCACGGGATCATCAGGTGAGTTCCTTCGGGGTACACCTGCGCCAGAGAACGAAATGCGAATCGGGAACCCACCCAGTCAAAAAACTCGAAACCACACTCACACACATCGGGCCGCCACTGCGCGGTCGCGACCGAGGTGGCCTCACCTTGTCCTTGATCCCCTCGAGGCGGTTGAAGACGATGGCGCGGTGTCCGCCCTCGACGTTGTAGAAGCTGTTGAGGACGGCGTAGAGCCCCGCGCCGCCGAGCAGCGCCACCTTCACGAGCGCACTCCCGCCCTTCGGCACGCCCGGCAACTTGACTCCCCTGAGGCTGTCCATCCCGCCGGCGGAGGAGGTCGCCGCGGCGGCGTGGGGGTTTAGCTAGGGTTATTGAGTAGTTTGTCGGGTGGCGGAGGCGTGTACAAGTGGAGGCGGAAGGCCAATGAAAGGGACAGGGGAGGCGGCGTGGCTATGTGAAGCGGGCGGCGGGGATCGTGGGCGTTGGATCTTTCATCGGACGGTCAAGAAGGGCCTCGATTCTTTCCTCCGCTGCACGAAAGAGTGCTGCTGTCTGCTGATTTGTCTTCCTGTGCAAGAAGATGGTTTCAGCGTTTTCTTCTTTTACAGTATTTCAGCGTTGCTTTCTTGAGTGCAAAGTTGATAAAATTATTTTTTGTCCTCATCACGAAACCGACGGGAGTTTTCTCTACGTATCTAGGGACTGTTTGGAAAGGCTTCACTTAAAAAAAATTAGGTTTATTCTAACTTCTTCTATCTAAACAGGTCTAGCTTCACGACCTTTAACTTTAAAAATCTTAAACTTAAAATTAGAGACAACTTTCACGAAATTCACGAAGCTCTTCGAGGGACAAACACCGTTTTTATACTTTTCATGAAGCTACATGAAAATTAACACCATAGCGCTTCGGTTCTTGAGAGCCACTAATCATGAAGTGTAATAAAAAAACTTATACAGATTAATTGTATTATAGAAGCTTGAGTTTATGTACATGTCAAATACTTCTCAAACCCATTTCAATAATTTGTTGAAGCTGAAAAACGGAAGCTGAAATTAGTGAATGGCTCTCAAACTCAAACATGTCCCGTCTTCTCTACGTATTTAGAGTCAGCCCAAAGTGTCGATCCGGCCCATTAAACAGTTATACTCTCGTCTCGCCGTCGCTATCGAGGCGAGCTCCGTGGAAGTTTGCTGGCTGCTGAGGCTCGTTCGAGGCGGTGGAGGACAGGCAGGCAGGCAGCTCTCCGTTCGGCTTGGCTTGGCTTGGACGGCTGCCGCGTCGCGCACCTGCGGGCGGGCAGTGGCCAGTGGCTGGGCGGTCCGGGGCCGGGGCAGCCAGGGGCGTCGTCGCGCTCGTAGCCACTGAGGTCGGCGGCGGTGGCACCGTGGCAGTGCGGTGCCGAGAAACCGTCCCACCAAGGAGGCTGGGGCACCGAACAGCGAACAACGGAAGAAGAGCAGCTGAACAGGTTTGAATTCTCTGGGTCTCTGATCAATTGCAGCACCAACTGTGAATCAATTCAATATTCAACTGGCTTCCTATTTGATATTAGATCAGTATTAGATTTTTTTGTTTTGAAACCCCTTTGTTCAGTCCCAAAATGGGCAGCCGGACTGTTGAGCCTGTAGGCGGACGGTACGCGCGTGCGTAGAATCAATTAGGCTCAGAAACCgatttgtaacgggtccagatgTCCCCTCTTTATATAGATGACGCGGACTGTCCGGAAGCGTGCACTGCGCCCAGGGCCGCGGATCGTCCGCGGCTCCGTAGAGAGCACGTGGTTCGTTTCAGTGTTTGGCGTCCAGATCGACGCCAACACCCTTCAATATTGAAAATAAGGGCAAAGGAAGAGAAAAAATAGACTCGTGATTTCACCAAAAACTGAATCTTGATCACCAAGATGGCGATGGCGACTATTGTTGTTCTCATGATCCGTGAATCAGTGGAGAGCTTGATCGAGTGGTTTGGAAGTATTGGACTAGAGGTGCGTGCCTCTATGCTTACTTTAAATGGTTTGAAGCAAGAGACATAATGACACAATAGCCAGTCCGTCATCCATGGTGAAAATAATCAGAAAGGCCAAAGTTTGGATTGTCGAACAAAGGCACAAGGCCATTAGTAACGACTAACGATTATTAATCCATGCAATTTGCTGCACGCTTAAGAAATCATCAGAATAATACATATTCAATCCTGCTGATTAAATTAGACATCATATTCATGATGGTATCACTAACATTGGCTAGAATTGCTACTCACAATAACTAGTTTCACTGTGAATCCATTTGTGTTCACAGTTGCATCCGCTATATACAGTGGCGGAGGACGCGTCAAAATTAAGGTGTTGCTAACGCAACAACGAAAAAAATTCACAACATAATTTAAATCAATTCATACATACAAGACTATTAAACAAATGAAATAAGAGTCCATTTCTAGAAGACAGACAACCGCATTTGTCTAGGTTCTCTCCATCTCTACTGCTTGTTTTGTTTGCTCGGCATCGGAGCTGCAGAATCATGAAGCAGGCGGAATGCTCAATGCTGTACAGAGGCCACATGTATTCAGATTATCCAGCTGATGTATTTAAATGTAAATTGTTTGCTTAATTCGGCACAGCCCACATGCACCCACACAATGGTATGGGAGGAGCTCGCCATGATGACTGAGGATGAGCTCAACGCCAACAAAGTCACTCACAGGCGATGGTCGGGGAGGAGATGCCGGGGTCGGGGAGGAGCTCGACATGGACCTGCGATTGCTAGGGACGGGGGAAAGCTTGATACGATGATACAGGGCGCGGACACTCGGTTGCTGGGGAGGAGCATGGGGGAGCTCAGCGCTGCTGGGGAGGAGCTCGGCGCGAGCGCCGACATGCGGCTGTAGGGAAGGAGATCAGTGCAGCGTCCTAGGAAGTGGGAGGAGCAACGTTCTAGGACAAGCTCAGCACGACGCAGCTGTCGGGGAGGAGCTTGGCTGTCGGCCGTTGGGAAGGATCTCAGTGCAGGCGGACGGTCTGGACCGATGGGAGGAGGTGCGTCGGCATGAATATTGTGGTCGGGCCGCCAGCGCACGACTAACGGAGCTCGGACCTTGGAGGCTGGGGGGTGGTTGTGGTCGTGTGGATTGGTAGGCGTCAACGGTTGTGGCTTGCGCCTCCTTCGGAGTGAACAGGGAATAGCCGGCTAGGGTTGGGATTTGTTTTACTGCTGGTCCGTTGTTGGGTTGGGCTAAGGTATTGCTGGAGCAATAGCGAGCCACACTGGGCCCTCCGCCCCTGGCTATATACTATACAATCATAATTATGTGGTAGTATATATGCCAAATACTAAACTTTAGGTTGTTACTTTTTTGACCCCTTGATATTTTTTAGTAATATTCCAATCTCAAAATACTGGACCTGCCACTGTTGCAGGCAGGGGAGAGGTTCCAGCTATGCTCACCGCGCAGCCGCCACCTGAGGTAGCGGGTGAGGATGACAGCAGTTTCCACCATGTCTTCGTGGAGTTTATGACCAAGTAATTCATCCTTTCTTATGCGAACTTAATTTGTTTCTTTTTTCGACTAAAATTTGTATTAACGTCAACTGAGATGGTTCTTCCATCTGTGGCGATACAGAGCCGCTCAGTTCGAGGAGCTCGCTGAATCTGGGGAGCGATTGCTTGGGAGATTCCGTGAGGAGCTTGGTTAGTTGTTCTGATATGCTTTCCTTCCTCTTTTGTTGGCACAGCTGATATGCCATGGAGGTTCAGTTTATATATTATCCCGGACACCGTTGAATTGTTAACATTGTGATGGTATTATGTACTGTTAATTGTGATGACTGAGGCACTGAGCAATCTTATTGCAGAGTATTTTCGTAGGCCCCAGATTCCTAAGGAATCAGATGTCATGAATCAGATACTTAAATCCAACTGCACTGTCAGAATGAGGTCCTATGTTGAAGCTGGCTGCAGGCTTCACTACCAAAACATCTCAAACATAAATCAGTGTGAGCTATATAGCTTTGGCAGTGAACAACCTTTTTTATTCTTACATGCTAATGGTTGATATGACTCGCTTATCTGAATTTGTCCCGTACTTGTTTCTTGCCCTGTCTATAAAAGTACAGACTATTGTGATTTTTAGCTAATTCTATGTATTCTTTTGTTATTACAGGATTTATAGTTGAAGTATGAGCTCTAGACAACATACTTGTTCAATTTTAATGATAAATAATTCCATACCCTTAATCAGTTAGCTATTGTTTTTTTTCCTTGTGCCAGTAAGCTCATCCGAAGCTGGACTTAAAGATCATATAAAGAAAGGTACTTGATCTTTGTATCTTATGTGATTTGTTTACCTTTATCCTATTTAATATTCACATGCACTTTTTAATGCTAAGACCTTGCTGCAATTCTTGTTCAAGATTTTTGGACTGCTTGAGTGTCTAGATGCAGTTAGATGATTGGTGCAGAAAATGTTTGCTTGTGATCCAAAGGGATTTATTCTTATGTTGGACATGTATAAAGTGACAATCATAATTCTGCATTTTATGTTATGCAGCAATGATAGGATAGGTTAACGTGATTTCAGATTTTGAGCTGAAGATAAACATACTTTTAGTATTACTGCAAATGGGACTTATTCTGCTAAGGCTGCATATGATGGGTTGTTCATCGGGTCTGTGCATTTCGGTCACTATGAAAGAGTTTGGAAAACTTGGGCCCCCTCTAAATGCCACTTCTTCCTCTGGCTAATGGTGCTAAATAGATGCTGGACAACAgataggttggcaaagagaggacTTGATCATCCGGAGAAATGTCCACTTTGTGACCAAGAGTCTGAAACTTTGGGTCACATTTTGGTTTCTTGTGTTTTTGCGAGAGAATTCTGGTTCCGGCTGATGTGCAATTTCAGACTACAAAATCTGGCTCCTACACCTAGTACGGTGTCTTTTACGGGTTGGCGGGAGATGATTGACAATGGCTCTAGAGATACGATTATGAGGGGTGTCAACTCCCTTATTGCCTTGGGAGCCTGGATTATTTGGAATCATCGGAATCGAATTGTCTTCGATGGAATCTCCCCTAGTGTTTCTGCAGCTCTTTGTCAGGCAAGGGACTAAGGGAGGAACAACAGTTGTGGGAAATGGCAAGAGCTAAGGGTCTCTCCTTTCTTGCCGCAACCATCCGGAGCACCTAGCTGCCTGCTTTATTGCTGAAGGGCTGTAATTGTTTATCAGGAATtgtttgttttttctcttcttttctttgGTTTTTTTATTCCCTTAGGGGAGGTCTTTTGTACTAGGGTCTATTTTGGATCCTCTTTTCCTtctacttaatataatgatgtgaagccctcctgcgctttcgagaaaaaaagcTTATATTTGTCATGTGTTGGTTTCACATGGCTGTTTGGCTCTACGTTTGGCCATATAGCccacagcccccccccccccccctcaagAACAGGAAGAAGGGCTGTTTATTTTTTCCATTAGTAAACAGAGGGAAAACTTGGTGAAGATTCATGCATCAGTTCCATTTTAATGTTGCCTTTGGTTCATATTTTAAAGTTAGAGCTATGGGTTCATAATATCACCTGTTTTTACATGTTTGTGAAACTCTTTGGCTCTAATTGACctcattttctttttttattttctccTAGCTAAGACTTTGCTCGAAGAACTTGAATGTCTAGTCGAGAATGTCTATGGCATCACATTAACATCCAGTTTAAGTGCTCTGGAAGTTTCAGACAGTCATTGCCTCGACAACATGCCAAGCACCGATTGCTATGCCATGGAGGTAGAGTTTTCTGTTTCCATATTCCCTTTTCTAGTACTCTCAGTGTTCTGTTCATCAGAATGCCTTGGTGTTTCTACAAAACAGGAGGATAAACGAGCAGATCATTTGGACATGGACGTATCGCTCGTTACGGTGATGGCCATGGTTCGCAACATGCTGAAGCTTGACTACACGATGCAGGAGAAGATTGTCACTGCATTGTCCTTGAAAACACCAGCATCGGAGCTCGAGGGATACTGCCTCATGTGGGATCTACGCCCGTACATCGATGACGACGTGATGCGTCTTGCGTGGAACATGTGTCCTTGAAGCATTGGGGCTTTGAGTTGTTTCTGCTGGGATGGATGTCtggtctgttcattattttcttatGTATGACAACGTGGTTGTGTGTGTTCATGGTCGTCTTCTGGAGACGAGAAACACAtgggtgttgtttggttcacataaatTGGTAACTAATAATATTAGATTATGTTTGTTTAAGTTCAACCGTAATGGATACCACACTACAAATGGATACTTCCTTATTTAAATTTGTTACCGCCGATATTAAATATGAATCGTTATCATTACCATTTATATTACATATTTATAAACCAAACGACATCATAGTTTCTCAGATTGAACCCTTTTTGGGTTCCTTTTCAGAGAAAGGTCTCAAAACTGCTTCTGTGTCAGTGTCACAGTGCTGCCGCTGCCCTTCTCTTCCATCTCTTACCAGTCATTTCCTTTTCGGAAGTTGAGAAGTACTGCACGCTTCGATCAGGAATTCGGCAGATCGAACTCTCTGCTGCCATCTCTCTCGCGTTCGTATCTAACACTTGCGAGTTGCGAGGTCGAGGCAAAGAACTCATCGCGTGGATCCTCCATTTGGGTCAACACGGCTGGACGTGGAATCCAACCCGGGGTGCCAGCGCACACGACACCGGTCACCGCCCGCCTCCTTGTAGGCTTGTCTGCCAGATCGAAGGCAAGCGCGGGCGCCGGCGTGGCCTTGCGATGGAGAGCCCCACGTCGACGGCGTCGCGCCCCGACTTCTACGACTTCCTCGACCGCATGCGccgccccgccgccgccgacctATTCCGCTCCATCAAGAGGTCAGTCACCTGTAACCCGCCTCGTGCTCCGGCCTGGGCACGCATGGCCCCGGGGGGAAAATGAATCAATTGGTCAATCTAGACAGCTAGATGCAGGTAGAGTGAGTAGAACGCACGCACCTGCTCCCTACGGATTTCTCTGACCCGCGGTTAGCTTGGTGCCGGCAGCTTCCTTGTCTCCTTCTCCTTCCACGCGCCCAACGCCGAGGAGGACGGCAGCAAGGTCCAGGCCTTCCTCGCGGAGATGGAGAGCGCCATCAGGGACCACCCGCTCTGGGCCAACGCCACCGATCAGGAGATCGACCACGCGCTCGAGGTGAAGCCCTGCCCTGCCCCTCACTGAATCACCGTTCCTTGTTTTTTTGCCTCTGTGGACCTGACGAGGCCTTTTTTTTGTGCGTTAGGGCCTGGAGAAGTATGTCATCACCAAATTGTTCGACCGCACGTTTGGGACTTCCACTGAGGATGCCGTTACCGACATGGACATCTCGGAGAAGATTGGTCTCTTGCAGCAGTTTGTTAAGCCTCATCACTTGGATATACCCAAGGTCCTGCATAACGAGGCATCGTGGCTGGTAACTCATTCTGAGCTTGAAGCATCCACAATGCAATTTCAGCCCTTGATGCTTGTCATAAGTTCTAAGGATGGGAGTAATTGGTGCATTTCACATTTTAATAGCATTGTGTGTTTGATCAAAATGAAGCCCCCAAAATAGTATTACTTGGATATAAATTTGCTAGCCTCGATATTCAAAAGGGTGTCAATTGTCAAGCATTCAGCTCTATTTTTTTCCCCTCTGTTATCAATTATGCTCTGATTGTATTGTGTATATTCAAGAAGTTGCTGGTTTTAATCATGTAAaatccaaaattttaaattatcCAAAGTTCCCATGAAAGAAATCGTTCCAGTGATACAGCCAAAGCTCATGCTGACTGTGACCATTCTTTCTCTGCACATGCCACTTTAGCTTGCAGTGAAAGAGCTGCAGAAGATTAATTCCTTTAAAGCACCACGTGAGAAGCTTCTGTGCATCATGAACTGCTGTCAAGTCATCAATAACTTGCTTCTGAACATATCAATGTCAAATGATCGAACATTATCTGGGGCTGATGAGTTCCTTCCTATTCTTATCTATGTTACTATCAAGGCAAGCAACTCTTAGTCTTGGCCACTGTTTATTCTTTCTGTTTCTTCTTACTGGTTCGCTGCAACTGAGAAGCTTTCTGAAAATTTGATGTAGGCCAATCCTCCTCAGCTGCACTCAAATCTGAAGTTCATTCAGCTCTTTAGAAGAGAAACAAAGCTAATTTCAGAAGTCGAATATTACCTGACTAACCTCATTTCAGCAAAGATGTTTATAATAGATGTCAGTGCTCACTCGCTCTCAATGGAGGAAAGCGAGTTTCAGAAACATATGGAATCGGCAAGACTAGCTACTCAAGTATCTGTTGCAAGCCCAAGTAGCTCACAGGGGCTTCCCACATCTGCAAGGGCAAATCAGGAGGAAACTGATATGGCAGGTTTGCTTACTATACTATTCAATTTATTCGGAGAAGTTTGTTTGACCATGAATTTGCATTCCAAAACAGTTTGTTTTTTGCCACCAAGCAAAATGTGTTCTTTTTTTGTTTGAAAACAACATAATGTGGTTTTTATTGCGGTCCTGTTCAGGAACCATTTTACCTGTCAAATAAAACAAAATGCTAAGCTCTTACAGATTTTCCTTTAAATGGTTGTTGTGTGTCCGTACCCGTTTTGAGGTTGAATGATCATAGCATTCAAAGCGATACATTTGACAGGTTCCAGATTCCCTTTCATGGACTCAGAAACTGAAAGCTTGACTCCAGGGGAAGTCAAGCAGCTGCATGATCTGTATAAGCGAGTTGTCACAAGATACACGCTGTTGTCTGAAGCCTTAAGAAAGTCA
It contains:
- the LOC541818 gene encoding prohibitin 4 encodes the protein MDSLRGVKLPGVPKGGSALVKVALLGGAGLYAVLNSFYNVEGGHRAIVFNRLEGIKDKVYPEGTHLMIPWIERPIIYDVRARPNLVESTSGSRDLQMVRIGLRVLTRPMPDQLPKIYRNLGENFNERVLPSIIHETLKAVVAQYNASQLITQREAVSREIRKILTERANNFNIALDDVSITSLSFGKEFTHAIEAKQVAAQEAERAKFIVEKAEQDKRSAVIRAQGEAKSAELIGQAIANNPAFLALRQIEAAREISHTMAASSNKVFLDSRDLLLGLQQLNVGGKQKK
- the LOC100280986 gene encoding uncharacterized protein LOC100280986 is translated as MLTAQPPPEVAGEDDSSFHHVFVEFMTKAAQFEELAESGERLLGRFREELEYFRRPQIPKESDVMNQILKSNCTVRMRSYVEAGCRLHYQNISNINQLSSSEAGLKDHIKKAKTLLEELECLVENVYGITLTSSLSALEVSDSHCLDNMPSTDCYAMEEDKRADHLDMDVSLVTVMAMVRNMLKLDYTMQEKIVTALSLKTPASELEGYCLMWDLRPYIDDDVMRLAWNMCP
- the LOC100277004 gene encoding uncharacterized protein LOC100277004 codes for the protein MAEAPETAAPTQPPPAPAASSPPPKSGIPPRYDLDAKWDACLDLSIRRVAYSSLGGAFAGLLLFRSPTTRWASVALGAGVGIGAAYTECSYLFNGAPKCSPKVSTITSAHSDVIALSFSLNPV
- the LOC100277004 gene encoding uncharacterized protein isoform X1 gives rise to the protein MAEAPETAAPTQPPPAPAASSPPPKSGIPPRYDLDAKWDACLDLSIRRVAYSSLGGAFAGLLLFRSPTTRWASVALGAGVGIGAAYTECSYLFNGAPKCSPKVSTITSAHSDGGDK
- the LOC100216675 gene encoding uncharacterized protein LOC100216675, which encodes MESPTSTASRPDFYDFLDRMRRPAAADLFRSIKSFLVSFSFHAPNAEEDGSKVQAFLAEMESAIRDHPLWANATDQEIDHALEGLEKYVITKLFDRTFGTSTEDAVTDMDISEKIGLLQQFVKPHHLDIPKVLHNEASWLLAVKELQKINSFKAPREKLLCIMNCCQVINNLLLNISMSNDRTLSGADEFLPILIYVTIKANPPQLHSNLKFIQLFRRETKLISEVEYYLTNLISAKMFIIDVSAHSLSMEESEFQKHMESARLATQVSVASPSSSQGLPTSARANQEETDMAGSRFPFMDSETESLTPGEVKQLHDLYKRVVTRYTLLSEALRKSSIDEDQLLNSVHDP
- the LOC100216675 gene encoding uncharacterized protein isoform X1, giving the protein MESPTSTASRPDFYDFLDRMRRPAAADLFRSIKSFLVSFSFHAPNAEEDGSKVQAFLAEMESAIRDHPLWANATDQEIDHALEGLEKYVITKLFDRTFGTSTEDAVTDMDISEKIGLLQQFVKPHHLDIPKVLHNEASWLLAVKELQKINSFKAPREKLLCIMNCCQVINNLLLNISMSNDRTLSGADEFLPILIYVTIKANPPQLHSNLKFIQLFRRETKLISEVEYYLTNLISAKMFIIDVSAHSLSMEESEFQKHMESARLATQVSVASPSSSQGLPTSARANQEETDMAGTDEGYPWSSLMLQVEVKFRYLATQYAHLTV